The Coregonus clupeaformis isolate EN_2021a chromosome 6, ASM2061545v1, whole genome shotgun sequence genome has a segment encoding these proteins:
- the LOC121567460 gene encoding adapter molecule crk encodes MAGNFDAEDRASWYWGRLGRQEAVSLLQGQRHGVFLVRDSITSPGDYVLSVSENSKVSHYIINSISNNRQSGSGLAPPRFRIGDQEFDALHSLLEFYKIHYLDTTTLIEPVNKAKKSSFVNAGAGGLPQRLEDEFVRALFDFPGNDDEDLPFRKGDILQVLEKPEEQWWNAKNLEGRPGMIPVPYVEKYRPASPTSGGPGAGGPSGVGSVDSSSVQGPPLLDPSQYAQPTSLPNLQNGPVFARAIQKRVPNAYDKTALALEVGDMVKVTKINVNGQWEGECKGKRGHFPFTHVKLLDHNNPEDDAS; translated from the exons ATGGCCGGAAATTTTGACGCAGAGGACCGTGCAAGTTGGTACTGGGGAAGATTAGGTAGACAGGAGGCAGTTTCACTTTTACAAGGACAGAGACATGGAGTGTTTTTGGTGAGAGACTCTATCACAAGTCCAGGCGACTACGTGCTGTCCGTTTCAGAGAATTCCAAAGTCTCGCATTACATAATCAACAGCATCAGCAACAACCGGCAGTCTGGCTCAG GCCTGGCGCCACCACGGTTCCGCATAGGGGACCAGGAGTTTGACGCCCTCCATTCCCTGCTGGAGTTCTACAAGATCCACTACTTGGACACCACCACTCTGATAGAGCCGGTCAACAAGGCCAAAAAATCTTCCTTCGTCAATGCAGGTGCTGGAGGCCTGCCGCAGCGGCTAGAAGACGAGTTTGTCCGTGCCCTCTTCGATTTCCCAGGCAACGACGATGAGGACCTGCCTTTCAGAAAGGGTGACATCCTGCAGGTTCTGGAGAAGCCTGAGGAGCAGTGGTGGAACGCCAAGAATTTAGAGGGGCGTCCCGGGATGATCCCTGTGCCCTACGTGGAGAAGTACCGACCGGCCTCTCCCACCTCGGGGGGCCCTGGAGCAGGGGGTCCCAGTGGGGTGGGCTCGGTAGACAGCTCCAGTGTTCAGGGCCCTCCTCTGCTAGACCCGAGCCAGTACGCCCAGCCCACATCTCTTCCCAACCTGCAGAACGGACCCGTCTTTGCCAGGGCCATCCAGAAGAGGGTGCCCAACGCCTACGACAAGACCGCCCTTGCCTTAGAG GTGGGCGACATGGTGAAGGTGACAAAGATCAACGTGAACGGCCAGTGGGAGGGCGAGTGCAAGGGCAAGCGCGGCCACTTCCCCTTCACCCACGTTAAGCTGCTGGACCATAACAACCCTGAGGACGATGCGAGCTGA
- the LOC121567461 gene encoding 14-3-3 protein epsilon isoform X2: protein MGDREDLVYQAKLAEQAERYDEMVESMKRVAGLDVELTVEERNLLSVAYKNVIGARRASWRIISSIEQREENKGGEDKLKMIREYRQTVENELKSICNDILDVLDKHLIPAANTGESKVFYYKMKGDYHRYLAEFATGNDRKEAAENSLVAYKAASDIAMIELPPTHPIRLGLALNFSVFYYEILNSPDRACRLAKAAFDDAIAELDTLSEESYKDSTLIMQLLRDNLTLWTSDMQGDGEEQNKEALQDVEDEPQ from the exons ATGGGCGATCGGGAGGATTTAGTATATCAGGCAAAACTCGCCGAGCAGGCTGAGAGATATGACG AAATGGTGGAGTCCATGAAGAGAGTGGCCGGGTTGGATGTGGAACTAACAGTCGAGGAGCGAAATCTACTATCAGTGGCCTACAAAAATGTAATTGGGGCGAGGAGAGCATCATGGAGGATAATCAGCAGTATTGAACAAAGGGAAGAGAACAAAGGTGGAGAAGACAAATTGAAAATGATCCGGGAATACAGGCAAACT GTTGAGAACGAGCTGAAGTCAATCTGTAATGACATTCTGGATGTACTGGACAAGCACCTTATTCCAGCTGCCAACACGGGAGAGTCCAAGGTCTTTTACTACAAAAT GAAAGGCGATTACCACAGGTATCTGGCCGAGTTTGCCACCGGGAACGACAGGAAGGAGGCTGCAGAGAACAGTTTGGTCGCCTACAAAGCTGCTAGCGACATCGCCATGATCGAACTGCCACCTACACACCCCATTCGCCTAGGCCTCGCTCTTAACTTCTCCGTATTCTACTATGAAATCCTCAATTCACCCGACCGCGCGTGCAG GTTGGCGAAGGCTGCGTTCGATGATGCCATCGCAGAGCTGGACACGTTGAGTGAAGAAAGCTACAAGGACTCCACACTTATCATGCAGTTGTTACGTGACAACCTGACACTATGGACTTCAGACATGCAGGGAGATG
- the LOC121567461 gene encoding 14-3-3 protein epsilon isoform X1 has translation MGDREDLVYQAKLAEQAERYDEMVESMKRVAGLDVELTVEERNLLSVAYKNVIGARRASWRIISSIEQREENKGGEDKLKMIREYRQTVENELKSICNDILDVLDKHLIPAANTGESKVFYYKMKGDYHRYLAEFATGNDRKEAAENSLVAYKAASDIAMIELPPTHPIRLGLALNFSVFYYEILNSPDRACRLAKAAFDDAIAELDTLSEESYKDSTLIMQLLRDNLTLWTSDMQGDAGEEQNKEALQDVEDEPQ, from the exons ATGGGCGATCGGGAGGATTTAGTATATCAGGCAAAACTCGCCGAGCAGGCTGAGAGATATGACG AAATGGTGGAGTCCATGAAGAGAGTGGCCGGGTTGGATGTGGAACTAACAGTCGAGGAGCGAAATCTACTATCAGTGGCCTACAAAAATGTAATTGGGGCGAGGAGAGCATCATGGAGGATAATCAGCAGTATTGAACAAAGGGAAGAGAACAAAGGTGGAGAAGACAAATTGAAAATGATCCGGGAATACAGGCAAACT GTTGAGAACGAGCTGAAGTCAATCTGTAATGACATTCTGGATGTACTGGACAAGCACCTTATTCCAGCTGCCAACACGGGAGAGTCCAAGGTCTTTTACTACAAAAT GAAAGGCGATTACCACAGGTATCTGGCCGAGTTTGCCACCGGGAACGACAGGAAGGAGGCTGCAGAGAACAGTTTGGTCGCCTACAAAGCTGCTAGCGACATCGCCATGATCGAACTGCCACCTACACACCCCATTCGCCTAGGCCTCGCTCTTAACTTCTCCGTATTCTACTATGAAATCCTCAATTCACCCGACCGCGCGTGCAG GTTGGCGAAGGCTGCGTTCGATGATGCCATCGCAGAGCTGGACACGTTGAGTGAAGAAAGCTACAAGGACTCCACACTTATCATGCAGTTGTTACGTGACAACCTGACACTATGGACTTCAGACATGCAGGGAGATG
- the LOC121567461 gene encoding 14-3-3 protein epsilon isoform X3 → MGDREDLVYQAKLAEQAERYDEMVESMKRVAGLDVELTVEERNLLSVAYKNVIGARRASWRIISSIEQREENKGGEDKLKMIREYRQTVENELKSICNDILDVLDKHLIPAANTGESKVFYYKMKGDYHRYLAEFATGNDRKEAAENSLVAYKAASDIAMIELPPTHPIRLGLALNFSVFYYEILNSPDRACRLAKAAFDDAIAELDTLSEESYKDSTLIMQLLRDNLTLWTSDMQGDES, encoded by the exons ATGGGCGATCGGGAGGATTTAGTATATCAGGCAAAACTCGCCGAGCAGGCTGAGAGATATGACG AAATGGTGGAGTCCATGAAGAGAGTGGCCGGGTTGGATGTGGAACTAACAGTCGAGGAGCGAAATCTACTATCAGTGGCCTACAAAAATGTAATTGGGGCGAGGAGAGCATCATGGAGGATAATCAGCAGTATTGAACAAAGGGAAGAGAACAAAGGTGGAGAAGACAAATTGAAAATGATCCGGGAATACAGGCAAACT GTTGAGAACGAGCTGAAGTCAATCTGTAATGACATTCTGGATGTACTGGACAAGCACCTTATTCCAGCTGCCAACACGGGAGAGTCCAAGGTCTTTTACTACAAAAT GAAAGGCGATTACCACAGGTATCTGGCCGAGTTTGCCACCGGGAACGACAGGAAGGAGGCTGCAGAGAACAGTTTGGTCGCCTACAAAGCTGCTAGCGACATCGCCATGATCGAACTGCCACCTACACACCCCATTCGCCTAGGCCTCGCTCTTAACTTCTCCGTATTCTACTATGAAATCCTCAATTCACCCGACCGCGCGTGCAG GTTGGCGAAGGCTGCGTTCGATGATGCCATCGCAGAGCTGGACACGTTGAGTGAAGAAAGCTACAAGGACTCCACACTTATCATGCAGTTGTTACGTGACAACCTGACACTATGGACTTCAGACATGCAGGGAGATG